The Thiothrix subterranea genome has a segment encoding these proteins:
- a CDS encoding arginyltransferase, producing the protein MNRMSAEASLNLYITAVHPCPYLPDRQAMNLLVDPCYKMTSELYGRLLDSGFRRSGGDVYRPHCRHCSACVSSRIAVNAFKPNRSQRRNWKRNQDLRVVVNRSGFKDEYAALYRDYIQQRHTGGGMDTDSMDTFAGFLLTRWCKTWLVEFWEQERLLAVAAVDELNNGLSSVYTFFDPSVSEARGLGTFAVLWQIEQARQCGLAFVYPGYWIDESPKMCYKINFQPIEGLVNGTWIPLAASHA; encoded by the coding sequence ATGAATCGGATGTCAGCAGAAGCCAGTCTTAATCTGTATATCACTGCTGTGCATCCTTGCCCGTATTTGCCTGATCGTCAGGCAATGAATTTGTTGGTTGACCCTTGTTATAAGATGACGTCTGAGTTGTATGGGCGCTTGTTGGATAGTGGCTTTCGGCGCAGTGGCGGTGATGTTTACCGTCCGCATTGTCGCCATTGCAGCGCTTGTGTTTCCAGCCGTATTGCGGTGAATGCGTTCAAACCCAACCGTTCCCAGCGCCGCAATTGGAAACGTAATCAAGATTTACGGGTGGTGGTAAATCGTAGTGGTTTTAAAGACGAATACGCTGCCTTGTATCGGGATTATATTCAACAACGCCATACCGGTGGGGGTATGGATACGGACAGCATGGATACGTTTGCCGGATTTTTGCTGACACGCTGGTGCAAAACTTGGTTAGTCGAGTTTTGGGAACAAGAGCGTTTGTTAGCGGTGGCGGCTGTGGATGAATTAAACAATGGCTTATCATCCGTTTATACTTTTTTTGATCCTTCCGTCAGTGAGGCACGCGGTTTGGGTACATTCGCGGTACTGTGGCAAATTGAGCAAGCGCGTCAATGCGGTTTGGCGTTTGTGTACCCCGGTTATTGGATCGATGAATCGCCCAAAATGTGCTACAAAATTAACTTCCAACCCATTGAAGGTTTGGTCAATGGCACTTGGATTCCGTTAGCGGCTAGTCACGCTTAA